A genomic region of Friedmanniella luteola contains the following coding sequences:
- a CDS encoding maleylpyruvate isomerase N-terminal domain-containing protein: MPLTFAGTLDRDALLRATDALADLVAAPEVAAAWEHESSLPGLTVGGLTRHLVSQPECAVEFLGIQPPPPHAPVVSLAELYRRTDWFTAPVEAAENTSIRDDFNAMAADGPAHSLAVLREARAALPAAVSAAGAVTYVPWQDCSLATDDFLVVRLLEVVVHADDLAASVARPSPAFDDDTTHPVLALLAILSAQQHGPGAALRTLARAERAGSPTSAFQGPVPTPPG; this comes from the coding sequence ATGCCGTTGACCTTCGCCGGGACCCTCGACCGCGACGCCCTCCTGCGCGCCACCGACGCCCTCGCCGACCTCGTGGCGGCGCCCGAGGTCGCCGCCGCCTGGGAGCATGAGTCGTCGTTGCCGGGGCTGACCGTCGGGGGGCTCACCCGGCACCTGGTGAGCCAACCCGAGTGCGCCGTGGAGTTCCTGGGCATCCAGCCGCCGCCACCCCACGCCCCCGTGGTGTCCCTGGCCGAGCTCTACCGCCGCACCGACTGGTTCACCGCCCCGGTCGAGGCCGCTGAGAACACCTCGATCCGCGACGACTTCAACGCGATGGCCGCCGACGGGCCGGCGCACTCGCTGGCCGTCCTGCGTGAGGCCCGGGCCGCGCTCCCGGCCGCCGTCTCGGCGGCAGGCGCCGTGACCTACGTGCCCTGGCAGGACTGCTCGCTGGCCACCGACGACTTCCTCGTCGTGCGCCTGCTGGAGGTCGTCGTGCACGCCGACGACCTCGCGGCGAGCGTGGCGCGGCCCTCACCCGCCTTCGACGACGACACCACCCACCCCGTGCTGGCCCTGCTGGCGATCCTGTCGGCCCAGCAGCACGGTCCCGGCGCCGCCCTCCGGACCCTGGCGCGGGCTGAGCGGGCCGGCAGCCCGACGAGCGCCTTCCAGGGGCCGGTGCCGACGCCTCCCGGGTGA
- a CDS encoding trypsin-like serine peptidase, translating to MADEPVPYDVLDQVIGTREALAPVPDAVITTTLFIPGREPAPERRAVAEVRPTFVADRDTRLFRVDLDTPRTAIGVHAFAPGVEGQRLSKRRRLLREEDHQESLTGFLPDHLARRLRPDDLPEQLRTKVKFDPLAALDDTKWATTVFAPEDRTTFSDTAFPWCTTGRVETSNGGWASGAMVGPRHLLTCSHAIGWIANPDPDVAGWIKFMPSYFDGSTPFGSAWGTHIYWEEQVEGPTIEGTEERNDYVVVVLDRPVGELTGWMGSRTYDDSWDGGTYWSHVGYPQDISGGSRPTFQGNFALDGDDDQPATNQVIRHQADVIPGQSGGPMFGWWRDEPWPRLVADQSWQNVSTNGASGGSRMVDLIIRARNDHP from the coding sequence ATGGCCGACGAACCAGTTCCCTACGACGTGCTCGACCAGGTGATCGGGACGCGTGAGGCCTTGGCCCCCGTGCCCGACGCCGTGATCACCACGACCCTGTTCATCCCCGGACGCGAGCCGGCGCCCGAGCGCCGGGCCGTGGCGGAGGTGCGACCGACCTTCGTGGCCGACCGCGACACCCGCCTGTTCCGGGTCGACCTCGACACGCCCCGCACCGCGATCGGCGTGCACGCCTTCGCGCCCGGCGTGGAGGGGCAGCGGCTCTCGAAGCGGCGCAGGCTGCTGCGCGAGGAGGACCACCAGGAGTCCCTGACCGGGTTCCTGCCCGACCACCTCGCCCGCCGGCTCCGGCCGGACGACCTGCCCGAGCAGCTGCGCACCAAGGTCAAGTTCGACCCCCTCGCCGCGCTCGACGACACCAAGTGGGCCACCACCGTCTTCGCACCCGAGGACCGGACCACCTTCAGCGACACGGCGTTCCCGTGGTGCACGACGGGCCGGGTCGAGACCTCGAACGGGGGCTGGGCGTCCGGCGCGATGGTCGGGCCGCGGCACCTCCTCACCTGCAGCCACGCCATCGGCTGGATCGCGAACCCGGACCCCGACGTCGCCGGGTGGATCAAGTTCATGCCGTCCTACTTCGACGGCAGCACGCCGTTCGGCTCGGCCTGGGGCACCCACATCTACTGGGAGGAGCAGGTGGAGGGGCCCACCATCGAGGGGACGGAGGAGCGCAACGACTACGTGGTCGTCGTCCTCGACCGTCCGGTCGGGGAGCTGACCGGCTGGATGGGCTCCCGCACCTACGACGACTCCTGGGACGGCGGCACCTACTGGAGCCACGTCGGCTACCCGCAGGACATCAGCGGGGGCAGCCGGCCGACGTTCCAGGGGAACTTCGCCCTGGACGGGGACGACGACCAGCCGGCCACCAACCAGGTGATCCGCCACCAGGCCGACGTCATCCCGGGCCAGTCCGGCGGACCGATGTTCGGGTGGTGGCGCGACGAGCCCTGGCCTCGCCTGGTCGCCGACCAGAGCTGGCAGAACGTGAGCACCAACGGGGCCTCGGGCGGCTCGCGGATGGTCGACCTGATCATCCGGGCCCGCAACGACCACCCCTGA
- a CDS encoding dihydrofolate reductase family protein yields MGLIHVELFTTLDLVAQAPGGPDEDPVGFDFGGWQAPLLDDVTGAQVAAAYEGTDALLLGRRTYEIFAAYWPHQEGGQDDDIATLFNRIPKYVASRGRPHLGWQGSSQLGPDLATAVRDLRERHEHVKVVGSLDLLQTLLREKLLDRLDLWVHPILLGVGKKVFDGGAVPTNLTLLEPPVASPQGVVHLRYGLRGGTPGTGDMAAPDRAAAQRP; encoded by the coding sequence ATGGGCCTCATCCACGTCGAGCTGTTCACCACCCTCGACCTCGTCGCGCAGGCGCCCGGCGGCCCCGACGAGGACCCCGTCGGCTTCGACTTCGGCGGCTGGCAGGCGCCCCTGCTCGACGACGTGACCGGGGCCCAGGTCGCCGCGGCGTACGAGGGCACCGACGCCCTCCTGCTCGGACGGCGCACCTACGAGATCTTCGCCGCGTACTGGCCGCACCAGGAGGGCGGCCAGGACGACGACATCGCGACGCTGTTCAACCGGATCCCGAAGTACGTGGCGTCCCGCGGCAGGCCCCACCTCGGGTGGCAGGGGTCCAGCCAGCTCGGACCCGACCTGGCCACGGCGGTGAGGGACCTGCGTGAGCGGCACGAGCACGTCAAGGTCGTGGGCAGCCTCGACCTGCTGCAGACCCTCCTGCGTGAGAAGCTGCTCGACCGTCTCGACCTGTGGGTGCACCCGATCCTGCTCGGCGTGGGGAAGAAGGTGTTCGACGGTGGCGCGGTGCCGACGAACCTCACGCTCCTCGAGCCGCCGGTCGCGAGCCCGCAGGGCGTCGTGCACCTGCGCTACGGGCTCCGCGGCGGGACGCCGGGGACGGGCGACATGGCCGCACCGGACCGCGCCGCGGCCCAGCGCCCCTGA
- a CDS encoding class I SAM-dependent DNA methyltransferase, which yields MDETPDAQGAVSAPRGDDPADGWFGASVAADYDEPGGANAPEVVEPAVGVLAELADGGPVLELAVGTGRIAAPLAARGLSVAGIELSRAMAARIAEKPGGDAVAVTIGDMTSTRVPGAFSLVYLVFNTLSNVTTQEGQVAVFGNAAAHLRPGGLFLVEVGLPDLRRLPPGQDTVPFTVAPAAGGGGYVGFDQYDVVTQQFTSNHVTVSADGSGHFRRIPFRYAWPAEMDLMARIAGLELRHRWADWDRSELTPASTKHVSVWVRP from the coding sequence ATGGACGAGACGCCGGACGCGCAGGGCGCGGTCTCCGCACCTCGAGGCGACGACCCGGCTGATGGCTGGTTCGGCGCGAGCGTGGCCGCGGACTACGACGAGCCGGGCGGGGCGAACGCGCCGGAGGTGGTGGAGCCTGCCGTGGGTGTGCTGGCCGAGCTGGCGGACGGCGGTCCCGTGCTGGAGCTCGCCGTGGGGACCGGTCGGATCGCCGCTCCGCTGGCGGCGCGCGGGCTGTCCGTCGCCGGCATCGAGCTGAGCCGCGCCATGGCGGCCCGGATCGCCGAGAAGCCGGGCGGGGACGCCGTGGCGGTCACGATCGGCGACATGACGTCGACCCGGGTGCCGGGCGCCTTCTCGCTGGTCTACCTGGTGTTCAACACCCTCAGCAACGTCACCACCCAGGAGGGGCAGGTCGCCGTGTTCGGCAACGCGGCGGCGCACCTGCGGCCCGGGGGGCTGTTCCTCGTCGAGGTCGGGCTGCCGGACCTGCGCCGGCTGCCGCCCGGCCAGGACACCGTCCCGTTCACGGTCGCCCCGGCAGCCGGCGGTGGCGGCTACGTCGGCTTCGACCAGTACGACGTCGTGACCCAGCAGTTCACGTCGAACCACGTCACCGTGTCGGCGGACGGGTCCGGGCACTTCCGCCGGATCCCGTTCCGGTACGCGTGGCCGGCCGAGATGGACCTCATGGCGCGGATCGCCGGGCTGGAGCTCCGCCACCGGTGGGCGGACTGGGACCGGTCCGAGCTGACCCCGGCGAGCACCAAGCACGTGTCGGTGTGGGTCCGACCCTGA
- a CDS encoding TetR/AcrR family transcriptional regulator: MAGTSTTSGDGARPASKPSAARERILATASRLFYGVGIRAVGVDRVIAESEVARMTFFRHFPSKDDLVVAFLDRRVELARDELAQLRETAGAEWPRAVLAWVADGVATARETEGFRGCEFINTAAEFCDPDHPVRTIAAQHRAWIRDQMREALTELGHPTPASTAEQLLMLRTAAVIAASLEGFEDPDRTFTRTWWSLVA, encoded by the coding sequence ATGGCAGGCACCAGCACCACCTCCGGGGACGGCGCCCGACCGGCGTCGAAGCCGTCGGCGGCGCGGGAACGGATTCTCGCCACCGCGAGCCGGCTCTTCTACGGCGTCGGGATCCGGGCCGTCGGCGTCGACCGCGTGATCGCGGAGTCCGAGGTCGCGCGGATGACCTTCTTCCGCCACTTCCCCAGCAAGGACGACCTCGTGGTGGCGTTCCTGGACCGTCGGGTCGAGCTCGCCCGGGACGAGCTGGCGCAGCTCCGGGAGACGGCCGGGGCCGAGTGGCCCCGGGCCGTCCTGGCCTGGGTGGCCGACGGGGTGGCGACGGCACGCGAGACCGAGGGCTTCCGGGGCTGCGAGTTCATCAACACCGCTGCCGAGTTCTGCGACCCGGACCACCCCGTCCGCACCATCGCGGCCCAGCACCGGGCCTGGATCCGCGACCAGATGCGGGAGGCTCTCACCGAGCTCGGCCACCCCACGCCGGCCAGCACCGCGGAGCAGCTCCTCATGCTCCGCACCGCGGCCGTCATCGCCGCCTCCCTCGAGGGCTTCGAGGACCCCGACCGGACCTTCACCCGCACCTGGTGGTCGCTGGTCGCCTGA
- a CDS encoding DUF808 domain-containing protein has translation MSGGLAALLDDVAAMAKLAAASVDDVGVAAGRAGVKAAGVVVDDAAVTPRYVHGFAADRELPMIKRIAMGSLRNKLLIILPVILVLSQFLPWVLTPVLMIGGTYLCFEGAEKLYEKITGHHAAPGEQPAAVQGAEQEQVMVKGAIRTDFILSAEIMVISLNEVADEGLLSRAVILVVVAIGITLLVYGVVGLIVKMDDVGLHLSERDSGTARRVGLLLVRGMPRLLAVLSTVGVAAMLWVGGHILLVGTDELGWHGPYALVHAAEEAVAGVAGVGGVLAWLANTLASAVIGLAVGALVVAVLHLVPRRGGTRQH, from the coding sequence GTGAGCGGCGGTCTCGCCGCCCTGTTGGACGACGTGGCGGCCATGGCCAAGCTGGCGGCCGCCTCCGTGGACGACGTCGGCGTGGCCGCCGGTCGTGCCGGCGTCAAGGCGGCCGGGGTGGTGGTCGACGACGCCGCGGTCACCCCGCGCTACGTGCACGGCTTCGCCGCCGACCGCGAGCTGCCGATGATCAAGCGGATCGCCATGGGCTCGCTGCGCAACAAGCTGCTGATCATCTTGCCGGTGATCTTGGTCCTCAGCCAGTTCCTGCCCTGGGTCCTGACGCCCGTCCTGATGATCGGCGGGACCTACCTCTGCTTCGAGGGCGCCGAGAAGCTCTACGAGAAGATCACCGGGCACCACGCCGCGCCCGGGGAGCAGCCGGCGGCGGTCCAGGGCGCCGAGCAGGAGCAGGTGATGGTCAAGGGGGCCATCCGCACGGACTTCATCCTGTCGGCCGAGATCATGGTCATCTCGCTGAACGAGGTGGCCGACGAAGGGCTGCTGTCCCGCGCCGTCATCCTCGTCGTGGTGGCGATCGGCATCACCCTGCTGGTCTACGGCGTGGTCGGGCTGATCGTGAAGATGGACGACGTGGGCCTGCACCTGTCCGAGCGCGACTCCGGCACCGCCCGCCGGGTGGGCCTCCTGCTGGTCCGCGGCATGCCCCGGCTGCTGGCGGTGCTGTCCACGGTGGGGGTGGCGGCCATGCTGTGGGTCGGCGGGCACATCCTGCTGGTGGGCACCGACGAGCTGGGCTGGCACGGCCCCTACGCCCTGGTGCACGCCGCCGAGGAGGCGGTGGCCGGCGTCGCGGGCGTCGGCGGGGTGCTCGCCTGGCTGGCGAACACCCTGGCCTCCGCGGTGATCGGGCTGGCCGTCGGCGCGCTCGTCGTCGCGGTCCTGCACCTGGTGCCGCGGCGGGGCGGGACCCGCCAGCACTGA
- a CDS encoding M14 family metallopeptidase has product MRRKVVLLVIGALVATALGSAPPASAAPTTEPGPTVYVGELTADQLGEVGDLGLDREELVSRGRAGDKFRVEVVLSRRQAAKLEAIGVELTEKEVAGTRVSQRLSEQNASGHAVFRSYSEAGGLRDELVALSRQYPRLTKLVRIGRTVQGQDILAVKVTKNARRVRDGSRPAVLYSSAQHAREWITPEMNRRLLHHVLEQYASDAAVHRVVDRTELWFVPVANPDGYDHTFTEGNRLWRKNLRDNDGDGAITAFDGVDLNRNFPYRWGYDDEGSSPSPTGETYRGPSPASEPETRALDGLMRRVGFEFQVNYHSAAELLLYGVGWQVATPTPDDLLYEALAGDDARPAVPGYDPDIAAELYTTNGETTEHAHNRYGTLAFTPEMSTCETASAVDPDDAFSPEDCESVFNFPDSEALVQAEFEKNLPFALAVARSAPDPDDPVSVVGRTAPDFAVDSFTTSYGDPQPVAVTARRDLRRLRMQYSINGGRTHTARVREWRGGERYGDEADVYYAEYRGVVRGADPGDDVKVWFTGHRRGQGTKASASFTYRLAEDTRNPVLVLPNEDYEGVNPQETPTGTGPEYADAHVAALDAAGYEASVWDVSAQGVPHDLGVLSHFTTVLWYLGDNRLTQDPEDALTQIGSSQVPDAAVAERQQYLTLAVRDYLNEGGKLLHAGETAGYSGTLGSTIGGIYYGLDGAPEADCVVTQDIFSDCLLLADDFYQYYLGAYSRATAPNPLAFTGAGDLAGAVGTFGGPAAVANPLDEPGTFVPTSAVLPPGRFPQFASEAAGGYEGAAGGAFDPVEGETYVGVVHVDDAYQRLARTFDLTDVTASQTPSLAAQLSFDTEEGYDHVIVEAHPVGSDDWTTLPETGGLTSTALPAECEAGFLLEEHPFLEHYLTPGDPCTATGTTGAWHTMTGSSGGWQEATFDLSAYAGQQVEVSISYVSDPSTGGIGLVVDDTALLVGGVTTQAEGFEAGLGAWSVLGPPSGSPTVGVDFVRSEALLSGAVTTEDSVLLGFGLEQVESATERAAIVRTAMRHLVGGDVSPAATTTR; this is encoded by the coding sequence ATGCGGCGCAAGGTCGTCCTGCTCGTCATCGGCGCACTGGTCGCCACCGCCCTGGGCAGCGCGCCCCCTGCATCGGCGGCCCCCACGACGGAACCCGGCCCGACGGTCTACGTCGGGGAGCTGACCGCCGACCAGCTCGGGGAGGTCGGCGACCTCGGTCTCGACCGCGAGGAGCTGGTCAGCCGCGGCCGGGCCGGTGACAAGTTCCGCGTCGAGGTCGTCCTGTCGCGGCGCCAGGCCGCCAAGCTGGAGGCGATCGGGGTCGAGCTCACCGAGAAGGAGGTGGCGGGGACCCGGGTCTCTCAGCGGCTCAGCGAGCAGAACGCCAGCGGGCACGCGGTCTTCCGCTCGTACAGCGAGGCGGGCGGTCTCCGCGACGAGCTGGTGGCCCTCAGCCGGCAGTACCCCCGGCTGACCAAGCTGGTGAGGATCGGCCGGACGGTGCAGGGCCAGGACATCCTGGCCGTCAAGGTGACCAAGAACGCCCGACGGGTGCGTGACGGCAGCCGGCCCGCCGTCCTCTACTCCTCCGCCCAGCACGCCCGCGAGTGGATCACCCCGGAGATGAACCGGCGGCTGCTCCACCACGTGCTGGAGCAGTACGCCAGCGACGCCGCCGTCCACCGGGTGGTCGACCGCACCGAGCTGTGGTTCGTGCCGGTCGCGAACCCGGACGGCTACGACCACACCTTCACCGAGGGCAACCGGCTGTGGCGCAAGAACCTGCGCGACAACGACGGGGACGGGGCCATCACCGCGTTCGACGGCGTCGACCTCAACCGCAACTTCCCCTACCGGTGGGGCTACGACGACGAGGGCTCCTCCCCCTCGCCGACCGGTGAGACCTACCGGGGTCCGTCCCCGGCCTCCGAGCCGGAGACACGGGCCCTGGACGGCCTGATGCGCCGGGTCGGCTTCGAGTTCCAGGTCAACTACCACTCGGCCGCCGAGCTGCTGCTCTACGGCGTCGGCTGGCAGGTCGCCACGCCGACCCCCGACGACCTGCTGTACGAGGCACTGGCCGGGGACGACGCCCGCCCTGCGGTGCCCGGTTACGACCCGGACATCGCCGCCGAGCTCTACACCACCAACGGCGAGACCACCGAGCACGCGCACAACCGGTACGGCACGCTCGCGTTCACGCCGGAGATGTCCACCTGCGAGACGGCGAGCGCCGTCGACCCCGACGACGCCTTCTCACCGGAGGACTGCGAGAGCGTCTTCAACTTCCCGGACTCCGAGGCGCTGGTCCAGGCGGAGTTCGAGAAGAACCTCCCCTTCGCCCTGGCCGTGGCCCGGTCGGCGCCGGACCCCGACGACCCGGTGTCGGTGGTCGGGCGGACGGCACCGGACTTCGCCGTCGACAGCTTCACCACCTCCTACGGCGACCCGCAGCCGGTGGCCGTCACGGCCCGGCGCGACCTGCGCAGGCTGAGGATGCAGTACTCGATCAACGGCGGCCGGACCCACACCGCGCGGGTCCGCGAGTGGCGCGGCGGTGAGCGGTACGGCGACGAGGCGGACGTCTACTACGCGGAGTACCGCGGCGTCGTCCGCGGTGCCGACCCGGGCGACGACGTGAAGGTCTGGTTCACCGGCCACCGGCGGGGTCAGGGCACGAAGGCCAGCGCGTCCTTCACCTACCGGCTGGCCGAGGACACCCGGAACCCCGTGCTGGTGCTCCCCAACGAGGACTACGAGGGGGTCAACCCGCAGGAGACGCCGACGGGTACCGGTCCCGAGTACGCCGACGCGCACGTCGCCGCGCTCGACGCGGCCGGTTACGAGGCCTCGGTCTGGGACGTCTCGGCCCAGGGTGTGCCGCACGACCTCGGCGTGCTGAGCCACTTCACCACCGTGCTCTGGTATCTCGGGGACAACCGGCTCACGCAGGACCCGGAGGACGCGCTGACGCAGATCGGGTCCTCCCAGGTGCCCGACGCGGCGGTGGCCGAGCGGCAGCAGTACCTGACGTTGGCGGTGCGGGACTACCTCAACGAGGGCGGCAAGCTGCTGCACGCGGGTGAGACGGCCGGATACTCCGGGACCCTCGGCAGCACGATCGGCGGCATCTACTACGGGCTGGACGGGGCGCCGGAGGCCGACTGCGTGGTGACGCAGGACATCTTCTCCGACTGCCTGCTCCTCGCGGACGACTTCTACCAGTACTACCTCGGGGCGTACTCCCGGGCGACGGCGCCCAACCCGCTGGCCTTCACCGGTGCCGGCGACCTCGCAGGTGCCGTGGGCACCTTCGGCGGCCCGGCAGCGGTGGCCAACCCCCTCGACGAGCCGGGCACCTTCGTGCCCACCAGCGCCGTGCTGCCGCCCGGCCGGTTCCCCCAGTTCGCCAGCGAAGCCGCCGGCGGCTACGAGGGAGCGGCCGGTGGAGCCTTCGACCCGGTGGAGGGCGAGACGTACGTCGGCGTCGTCCACGTCGACGACGCCTACCAGCGCCTGGCCCGCACGTTCGACCTGACCGACGTCACGGCGTCGCAGACGCCCAGCCTGGCGGCCCAGCTGTCGTTCGACACCGAGGAGGGCTACGACCACGTGATCGTCGAGGCCCACCCGGTGGGCAGCGACGACTGGACGACGCTGCCGGAGACCGGCGGCCTGACCAGCACCGCGCTGCCGGCCGAGTGCGAGGCCGGCTTCCTCCTCGAGGAGCACCCGTTCCTCGAGCACTACCTGACCCCCGGCGACCCCTGCACCGCGACCGGGACCACGGGCGCCTGGCACACGATGACCGGCAGCTCCGGCGGCTGGCAGGAGGCCACCTTCGACCTGTCCGCGTACGCCGGCCAGCAGGTCGAGGTGTCGATCAGCTACGTGAGCGACCCGTCCACGGGCGGGATCGGCCTCGTCGTCGACGACACCGCCCTGCTGGTCGGAGGCGTGACGACCCAGGCCGAGGGCTTCGAGGCCGGTCTGGGCGCCTGGTCGGTGCTCGGCCCGCCCTCCGGCAGCCCCACGGTCGGCGTGGACTTCGTCCGGTCCGAGGCCCTGCTCTCCGGAGCCGTCACCACCGAGGACTCCGTGCTGCTGGGCTTCGGGCTGGAGCAGGTGGAGTCGGCGACGGAGCGGGCCGCCATCGTGCGGACGGCGATGCGTCACCTGGTGGGGGGCGACGTCTCACCGGCGGCGACGACGACCCGCTGA
- a CDS encoding alpha/beta hydrolase, with protein sequence MTQPTVSHPHPVLFIHGLWIHSAAWQPWQDLFEAAGHPTSAPGWPGDGPSVQATRDDPSALDGIGILDICRHYADLVDAMPVRPVVVGHSFGGLIAQELLANGYAAAAVAIDPAPIKGVKVLPFAQLRSGLPVLGNPANRKRTVSLTAEQFRYSFGNALSEAESDALHQQWTIPGPGRPLFEDAGANFSRNSPAAVDSHHAVRGPLLLISGTEDHTVPRSVTEAVLKLYADNPSVTDYQVIEGRGHSLTIDSGWRDVATVTLDWIDRQEAGLLTTAPSAGA encoded by the coding sequence ATGACCCAGCCCACCGTCAGCCACCCGCACCCGGTGCTGTTCATCCACGGCCTGTGGATCCACAGCGCCGCCTGGCAGCCCTGGCAGGACCTCTTCGAGGCCGCCGGCCACCCCACGTCGGCCCCCGGCTGGCCCGGCGACGGACCCAGCGTGCAGGCCACCCGCGACGACCCCAGCGCCCTCGACGGCATCGGCATCCTCGACATCTGCCGGCACTACGCCGACCTGGTCGACGCCATGCCGGTGCGACCCGTCGTCGTGGGGCACTCCTTCGGCGGGCTCATCGCGCAGGAGCTCCTCGCCAACGGCTACGCCGCGGCCGCGGTCGCCATCGACCCCGCTCCCATCAAGGGCGTCAAGGTCCTGCCCTTCGCCCAGCTGCGGTCCGGCCTCCCGGTGCTCGGCAACCCGGCCAACAGGAAGCGGACCGTCTCCCTGACCGCCGAGCAGTTCCGCTACAGCTTCGGCAACGCCCTGAGCGAGGCCGAGTCCGACGCCCTGCACCAGCAGTGGACCATCCCGGGACCCGGCCGGCCGCTCTTCGAGGACGCCGGGGCCAACTTCAGCCGCAACTCCCCCGCCGCCGTCGACTCCCACCACGCCGTCCGGGGGCCGCTCCTGCTGATCTCGGGCACCGAGGACCACACCGTGCCCCGGTCTGTCACGGAGGCCGTCCTCAAGCTCTACGCCGACAACCCCTCCGTCACCGACTACCAGGTGATCGAGGGACGGGGCCACTCCCTGACCATCGACTCCGGCTGGCGCGACGTCGCCACGGTCACCCTGGACTGGATCGACCGTCAGGAGGCCGGCCTCCTGACCACCGCACCGTCGGCCGGCGCCTGA
- a CDS encoding oxidoreductase translates to MDLQLNGKIAVVTGASKGIGLAVTAALVGEGVQVVAGARAPGPDLPRFPPEQVVFVPVDLTTAAGPEALVSRAAELGGVDILVNNVGAVTPRPAGFLSVTDDDWVASLALTLLAAVRTTRAALPEMRRRGGGSVITISSVNAYLPDPLVIDYSAAKAALSNFSKSLSKEVAAAGIRVNTISPGPVETDLWLGEHGVAQTLAGSVGADAADIAAQAASGSLTGRFTRPAEIADLVLLLASERSGNITGADLAIDGGLVPTL, encoded by the coding sequence ATGGACCTCCAGCTGAACGGGAAGATCGCCGTCGTCACCGGGGCGAGCAAGGGGATCGGGCTCGCCGTCACGGCGGCGCTGGTCGGCGAGGGCGTCCAGGTGGTCGCCGGAGCCCGGGCGCCGGGCCCCGACCTGCCGCGCTTCCCGCCCGAACAGGTCGTCTTCGTCCCGGTCGACCTCACCACGGCCGCTGGTCCCGAGGCCCTCGTCAGCCGGGCCGCCGAGCTCGGCGGGGTGGACATCCTGGTCAACAACGTCGGCGCCGTCACCCCGCGACCGGCCGGCTTCCTCAGCGTCACCGACGACGACTGGGTGGCGTCGCTCGCTCTCACCCTGCTGGCGGCGGTCCGGACCACCCGGGCCGCGCTGCCCGAGATGCGGCGACGCGGCGGTGGCAGCGTCATCACCATCAGCTCGGTCAACGCCTACCTCCCGGACCCGCTGGTCATCGACTACTCCGCCGCCAAGGCCGCTCTCAGCAACTTCTCCAAGTCCCTGTCGAAGGAGGTCGCGGCGGCCGGCATCCGGGTCAACACCATCAGCCCGGGCCCGGTGGAGACCGACCTGTGGCTGGGTGAGCACGGGGTGGCCCAGACGCTCGCCGGCTCCGTCGGCGCTGATGCCGCCGACATCGCCGCACAGGCCGCCTCGGGCAGCCTCACCGGCCGCTTCACCCGCCCCGCCGAGATCGCCGACCTGGTCCTGCTGCTGGCCAGCGAACGCTCCGGCAACATCACCGGGGCCGACCTCGCCATCGACGGAGGCCTCGTCCCCACCCTCTGA